The bacterium genome segment CCGAGACCTCCACGCGCGACTGCGCATCACCATCGTCTACGTCACGCACGACCAGAGCGAAGCGATGGCGTTGTCGGACCGGATCGCGGTCGTGCTCGCGGGCCGAGTTGCCCAGGTCGGCTCGCCGCGCGATCTGTACGAGCGGCCGACCGATCCCGCCGTGGCTGCGTTCGTGGGCGCTGCCAACTTCCTGCCCGGCGAGATCGTGGCGGGCGGGTCCCCGCAGGCGCGCATCCGTCTCCTAGACGGGAGCGCTGCGCACGTGCTGACCGTCGCCGCCGCCGTCGAGGGCGGGCCGGGACGCCGCGTACTCGTATGTATCCGACCGGAGGCATTGGAGACGGCGCCGGACGGCGTGCTGCGAGGGCGTGTTGTTCGCGCGACCTACCTCGGCAACCGTCTCGAGTATGTAGTCCAGGTCGGTACGCTCGCGGTGCGCGTCGAGGGTCCCGCAGACCGACCGGTCCGTCCGGGCGACGACGTGCGCCTCGCGGTGCGCCGGGCGGTCGTCTACGCGGACTCGACGATCAACGCGACGTCGCCGGGCGAGCGCGCCACGTAGTCCGGGGCACACGCGAGCAACGTCTCGATGTCCCGGGCGCCCCAGAGCGCGGCCGCGCTCCGCACGCCCGCGGCCCGAGCCGCCTGGAGGTCGAACGGCGCGTCGCCGACCATCAACGACGACTCCGGAACGGCTTCGAGGCGACGCAGCGCCACCCGGATGGGGTCGGCCGCGGGCTTCGGCGCCGGCGCGTCCTCGGCGCCGACCGAGGTGGTGATCCACGGCGCGAGCCCGAGCACGCGAAGCGCCTGCGCCGCGGCGCGCCCACGTTTCGAGGTGACCACGCCGATCGCGCACGCGCGACCCGCCAACGCCGCCAACAGCTCCGGAACGCCGGGAAACACGGACGCCAGCGTGCGCTCGTGCCGGTCGTAGTACTGGGCGTACGCATCGACGAGCGCGGGCACGCAGTCGGGTGCGACGGCGGCGAAGCGCACCCCGAGCGGCTGCCCCCATCGGACCTGCGCGTGCTCGTCCGTTATCTCGCGGCCGAGCACCTGCCGGCACGCGTGCCGGAACGACGCGATGATGAGGTGGTGGGAGTCGATCAGCGTGCCGTCGAGATCGAACAGGACCGTGCGCACGGCCATCAACGATTCCACCCGGCGGGGGTCGCGCCGCGTGCCCTCGCGTCCATCAGGAACGCGACGGGGACGCCGGGCCCGGGTTCTTTTCCGTCCGCATCGCCTGCAGGGCGCGCGCCAGATAGGGCGCGGCCTCGGATGGGCGGTGCTGTTCGATGAGCAGCTCCCCGAGTTCGTTGCACGCGCTTGCCAGGTCCGCGCGCATCTCCTGTGCCTCGAACACCTCGATCGCCTGCGTGTAGTGGCGCACCGCGTCGGCCGCGCGGCCCTGGCCGCGGAGCAATCGCGCCCGGACGAG includes the following:
- a CDS encoding HAD hydrolase-like protein; this encodes MAVRTVLFDLDGTLIDSHHLIIASFRHACRQVLGREITDEHAQVRWGQPLGVRFAAVAPDCVPALVDAYAQYYDRHERTLASVFPGVPELLAALAGRACAIGVVTSKRGRAAAQALRVLGLAPWITTSVGAEDAPAPKPAADPIRVALRRLEAVPESSLMVGDAPFDLQAARAAGVRSAAALWGARDIETLLACAPDYVARSPGDVALIVESA